A stretch of Crossiella cryophila DNA encodes these proteins:
- a CDS encoding HNH endonuclease, whose translation MRRTGFIYIPQESRDNLEIGLARGVWGWKDQAMARQDGTSKIRPFEFGDYVVFGTGGPNPRISTERYRDEATLTRMVLATVVRPLYQDDRPVWPGEFPHRMDLEFLVDHSGSFTAAELGDGALEALRQSANRIGLLVPGDGLRAVGYLGEFPRITTSAPPLTGVPATHRTQRYGQVREVRPGLELPTLADWEQRKVHRDPVAVVCGDRTDGAESLVLAAEPDPAQPEADLVHVVGPDAPATANAVLTKSRDNGKSVRVLSPSTGGFRYLGLYQVVDNYLVHQAGGAETHHVLSRLAEPKAGTDQPETRTAVVTRRIRSTAVAEQVKVFYNHTCQVCRTRLVAAGRAYAEGAHIRPLGGRHEGPDRIENILCLCPNCHTLFDLGGIVIGQDLKVHQENVMPFDLHRIPQHAIDLAQLAYHWSLHRSKSRTT comes from the coding sequence ATGCGGCGGACCGGGTTCATCTACATCCCGCAGGAATCCAGGGACAACCTGGAAATCGGACTGGCCCGAGGCGTGTGGGGGTGGAAAGACCAGGCGATGGCCCGCCAGGACGGGACGTCGAAGATCCGCCCGTTCGAGTTCGGCGACTACGTGGTGTTCGGCACAGGCGGCCCGAATCCGCGGATCTCCACCGAGCGCTACCGGGACGAGGCAACGCTCACCCGGATGGTGCTGGCCACGGTCGTCCGGCCGCTCTACCAGGACGACCGGCCGGTCTGGCCGGGTGAGTTCCCGCACCGGATGGACCTGGAGTTCCTGGTCGACCACTCCGGCTCGTTCACCGCCGCCGAACTCGGCGACGGCGCGCTCGAGGCGCTGCGGCAGTCGGCGAACCGGATCGGCCTGCTGGTGCCCGGCGATGGGCTGCGGGCAGTCGGGTACCTCGGCGAGTTCCCCCGGATCACCACTTCGGCGCCGCCGCTGACCGGAGTTCCCGCCACGCACCGGACCCAGCGGTACGGCCAGGTGCGCGAGGTCCGGCCGGGGCTGGAGCTGCCCACCCTGGCGGATTGGGAGCAGCGGAAGGTCCACCGGGACCCGGTGGCCGTGGTGTGCGGGGACCGGACCGACGGGGCGGAGTCCCTGGTACTCGCGGCGGAACCCGACCCGGCACAACCGGAGGCCGACCTGGTCCACGTCGTCGGCCCCGATGCCCCCGCCACCGCCAACGCCGTGCTGACCAAGAGCCGGGACAACGGCAAATCGGTCCGGGTGCTGAGCCCCTCCACCGGCGGCTTCCGCTACCTCGGCCTCTACCAGGTCGTCGACAACTACCTGGTCCACCAGGCGGGAGGCGCCGAGACCCACCACGTGCTGTCCCGGCTGGCTGAGCCGAAGGCGGGCACGGACCAGCCGGAGACCCGCACCGCGGTGGTCACCCGCCGGATCCGCTCCACCGCCGTGGCGGAGCAGGTGAAGGTCTTCTACAACCACACCTGCCAGGTCTGCCGGACCCGGCTGGTCGCGGCGGGCCGCGCCTACGCCGAGGGTGCGCACATCCGCCCGCTCGGTGGCAGGCACGAGGGCCCGGACCGGATCGAGAACATCCTCTGTCTCTGCCCGAACTGCCACACGCTGTTCGACCTCGGCGGCATCGTGATCGGCCAGGATCTCAAGGTGCACCAGGAGAACGTGATGCCCTTCGACCTGCACCGGATCCCGCAGCACGCCATCGACCTGGCCCAGCTCGCCTACCACTGGTCGCTGCACCGCTCGAAATCCCGAACCACCTGA